The sequence TCGGAACCAGTAACGGATCTTTAACTTTCGGAAATGTTTGCGGCTACCTGTATGCACTTGCCCCGGAAAGGACGTCAGGAATTCAATCCGATTCTACATCATTTATGATTGAAAAACCTTACCCCAACCCGTTCAACCCGTCGACAACTATCGCTTTTTCGCTCAAAGCGCCCTCGCAAGTGAAAATTGCGGTCTACTCGATTAATGGACAGAAAATTGCCGATCTCACGAACAAAACGCTGGGCGCGGGCCGTCATTCGGTTGTTTTCGACGGCTCAAAGTATGCCTCCGGAGTCTATTTCTACCGGTTCGAATCGAATGCGGGAATTAAAACCGGGAAGATGCTGTTGGTGAAATAGGAACAGGCAACGAAAAATACTATTCATATTTATTCACTTTCTTGTTGAGATCATTGCCATGATTTCTCTAAAAAGAAAAAAATCTTTAAAAGTCCAATTGACGTGCAAATTCTTCTTCTCTGGAATCATTGCGGCAGGGATCCTGTGCGGAGCGACGGACTCCGGTCTGATTTATGCCCTTCATGGGGAAAAGCCGTCTAAGGCCCAGCCCGTGGTGATGGCTGCGCGGCATCCTGGCAAAAGCAAAATCTGTGAGATTACCAAACCTTTTCGCCCGGGGATACCGAAATACAGAGAATTCGTTACTAAGAAAATCTTCGCTATCAAATTCTCACTGCCTTATCCACAGATTATTGACTTTGGCTCTATCCCTGAATTGCCGGACATGACCATATCACCGAGTATTTCTCCCGATCCGGCATTCCCGGAGATTTCGATGAATCTTGAAAACAAGTCGGTGTTGAGGAAACCGGAGAAAACCTTCTCTCTCAAGGAGGAAATGCTCAACCTCAGTGACCTTAATACGGGACAATACAGCGCAATGACAGCGCAGGAACTTTCAGTACAGGGAAGTATCCGGGGTTACCTCACCATTCACACAGTTTGGGGAGAACAGCTCCGGATGTCAGACCGCATTAAAAGAGCGCCATTGAACCTGGCGGAGGCGTTGAACCGTTATACCGACATTGTTGCGCAAGCCGGTCATCACCTGTTTCTCAGCTCACCGCGGATATTCCAGATTCCCTTCCTCTATATCGCCTCGGACACTGCATTTGAACTGACAGAAACAGAACGGATCAATCTGGGCGAATATCTCCGGAACGGGGGGTTCGCCTTTGTCGACAACGCCTCCCCGGAATTAGAAATAAGCGCTGCGGAAGCCTCCCTTCGCAGGATGTTTCGGGATGCCCTGGGAGCGCATGCACGATTCGAGCCGA comes from Candidatus Latescibacter sp. and encodes:
- a CDS encoding DUF4159 domain-containing protein: MTCKFFFSGIIAAGILCGATDSGLIYALHGEKPSKAQPVVMAARHPGKSKICEITKPFRPGIPKYREFVTKKIFAIKFSLPYPQIIDFGSIPELPDMTISPSISPDPAFPEISMNLENKSVLRKPEKTFSLKEEMLNLSDLNTGQYSAMTAQELSVQGSIRGYLTIHTVWGEQLRMSDRIKRAPLNLAEALNRYTDIVAQAGHHLFLSSPRIFQIPFLYIASDTAFELTETERINLGEYLRNGGFAFVDNASPELEISAAEASLRRMFRDALGAHARFEPIPVSHPLYHCFFDFRDGPPPGGEIKMINTETVGLCGSSAFAQSLPKPVPFLEGVLLDDRLAAVYSDKGYSQKWSSLNFIENQPQLKMGVNAVVYALTQEGGITQHIMEHFTDIP